Proteins from a genomic interval of Bradyrhizobium sp. CCBAU 53340:
- a CDS encoding ferrous iron transporter B: MELPLLHLALVGTPNSGKTSLFNALTGSRQKVANYPGVTVERKEGFFVTPLGRQVSVVDLPGTYSLRGRSPDEEITRDFVLGKASGETLPDLVLCVADSTNLRLTIRLLLELKRTGRPLVLVLNMFDIASRRGITVDVNRLANELGVPVVTSIAVRKGGTADLLALTDEISAKLAAEPAENNWRALSVSELRASQREADRIIADCVSLPARPDTWTARIDAIVLHPVGGLIVLAAILFVMFQAVFAWAQPLMELLQSGFDALGDFVHATLPAGLLQSFLQNGVISGVGSVVVFLPQIIIIFLFILLLEDFGYMARAAFLMDRIMGGAGLHGRAFIPLLSSFACAIPGIMATRVIDNKRDRLTTILIAPLMTCSARIPVYTLIISAFIPARDVWGFINLQGLVMFGLYAAGITSALAVSFLIKFFMLRDYAPAPFMLELPDYKMPRLKSIAIGIYTRAKMFLQRAGTTIFSMMVLIWFLASFPQPPAGATEPAIDFSLAAIIGKAIAPLLAPVGFNWQIAVALIPGMAAREVAVAALGTVYAIEGGKEAAEQIGQVLATKWSLATALSLLAWYIFAPQCASTLAVIRRETGSWTWMAVTFTYMLVLAYAASLLTYNVAVALGAG, from the coding sequence ATGGAATTACCTCTTCTGCATCTCGCCCTGGTGGGCACGCCGAACAGCGGCAAGACGTCGCTGTTCAATGCCCTGACCGGCAGCCGGCAGAAGGTCGCGAACTATCCGGGCGTCACCGTCGAGCGCAAGGAAGGTTTTTTCGTCACCCCCTTGGGCCGCCAGGTCTCGGTCGTCGACCTACCCGGCACCTATTCGCTGCGCGGCCGCAGCCCGGACGAGGAGATCACCCGCGACTTCGTGCTCGGCAAGGCCTCCGGCGAGACCTTGCCCGACCTCGTGCTGTGCGTGGCCGACTCCACCAATCTGCGCCTGACCATCCGCCTGCTGCTCGAGCTCAAGCGCACCGGCCGGCCGCTGGTGCTGGTGCTCAACATGTTCGACATCGCAAGCCGCCGCGGCATCACGGTCGACGTCAACAGGCTTGCCAACGAGCTTGGCGTGCCCGTGGTCACCTCGATCGCGGTGCGCAAGGGCGGCACGGCCGACCTGCTGGCGCTGACCGACGAGATCTCAGCCAAGCTCGCCGCCGAACCGGCCGAGAACAATTGGCGCGCGCTCAGCGTCTCCGAGCTGCGAGCCAGCCAGCGCGAGGCCGACCGCATCATCGCCGACTGCGTCAGCCTGCCTGCGAGACCCGACACCTGGACTGCGCGGATCGACGCGATCGTGCTGCATCCCGTCGGCGGGCTGATCGTGCTGGCGGCGATCCTGTTCGTGATGTTCCAGGCGGTGTTCGCCTGGGCGCAGCCGCTGATGGAACTGCTGCAATCGGGCTTCGATGCGCTCGGCGACTTCGTGCACGCCACCCTGCCCGCCGGCCTGCTGCAGAGCTTCCTGCAGAACGGCGTGATATCAGGCGTCGGCAGTGTCGTCGTGTTCCTGCCGCAGATCATCATCATCTTCCTGTTCATCCTGCTGCTGGAAGATTTCGGCTACATGGCGCGCGCCGCCTTCCTGATGGACCGCATCATGGGCGGCGCGGGGCTGCACGGCCGCGCCTTCATCCCGCTGCTGTCGAGCTTTGCCTGCGCCATTCCCGGCATCATGGCGACGCGCGTCATCGACAACAAGCGCGACCGGCTGACCACCATCCTGATCGCACCGCTGATGACCTGCTCGGCGCGCATTCCGGTCTACACGCTGATCATCTCCGCCTTCATTCCGGCCAGGGACGTCTGGGGCTTCATCAACCTGCAGGGCCTCGTGATGTTCGGCCTCTACGCCGCCGGCATCACCAGCGCGCTTGCCGTCTCGTTCCTGATCAAATTCTTCATGCTGCGCGACTATGCGCCGGCGCCGTTCATGCTGGAACTGCCCGACTACAAGATGCCGAGGCTGAAATCGATCGCGATCGGCATCTACACCCGCGCAAAGATGTTCCTGCAGCGCGCCGGCACCACGATCTTCTCGATGATGGTGCTGATCTGGTTCCTGGCCTCGTTCCCGCAGCCGCCTGCGGGTGCCACCGAGCCGGCCATCGATTTCAGCCTCGCCGCCATCATCGGCAAGGCGATTGCGCCGCTGCTCGCGCCGGTCGGCTTCAACTGGCAGATCGCGGTCGCGCTGATCCCGGGCATGGCGGCGCGCGAGGTCGCGGTCGCCGCGCTCGGCACCGTCTATGCGATCGAAGGCGGCAAGGAGGCGGCCGAGCAGATCGGCCAGGTGCTGGCGACGAAATGGTCGCTCGCCACCGCCCTGTCGCTGCTCGCCTGGTACATCTTCGCCCCGCAATGCGCCTCGACGCTCGCCGTCATCAGGCGCGAGACCGGAAGCTGGACCTGGATGGCCGTGACCTTCACCTACATGCTCGTGCTGGCCTATGCCGCGAGCCTCCTGACCTACAACGTCGCGGTCGCACTGGGCGCAGGTTAG
- a CDS encoding FeoA family protein, whose protein sequence is MTDTHDTRRKMPLGLAQRGYTGVIQHLSAKDAGSALSDIELESRLIELGFVEGARVEILHEGLVGRDPIAVRVDNITIAVRRREAMAIVVA, encoded by the coding sequence ATGACCGACACTCATGATACGCGCCGCAAGATGCCGCTGGGCCTGGCCCAGCGCGGCTACACCGGCGTCATTCAGCACCTGTCCGCCAAGGATGCGGGATCGGCGCTCTCGGACATCGAGCTCGAGAGCCGGCTGATCGAACTCGGCTTCGTCGAGGGCGCCCGGGTCGAGATCCTGCACGAGGGACTGGTCGGCCGCGACCCGATCGCCGTGCGGGTCGACAACATCACCATCGCGGTGCGCCGCCGCGAGGCCATGGCCATCGTCGTCGCCTAG
- a CDS encoding ribbon-helix-helix domain-containing protein has translation MKSPVVKRSIVVAGHKTSVSLEEAFWNGMKEISGLRNMTLSELVGEIDGARQQGNLSSAIRLFVLDYFKSRALAAMQPDKVPAQ, from the coding sequence ATGAAGTCGCCCGTCGTGAAGCGCTCGATCGTGGTCGCCGGCCACAAGACCAGCGTCAGCCTGGAAGAGGCGTTCTGGAACGGCATGAAGGAGATCTCGGGCCTGCGCAACATGACGCTGTCCGAGCTCGTCGGCGAAATCGACGGCGCCCGCCAGCAGGGCAATTTGTCCTCGGCGATCCGCCTGTTCGTGCTCGACTACTTCAAGAGCCGCGCCCTGGCCGCCATGCAGCCGGACAAGGTCCCGGCGCAATAG
- a CDS encoding DUF4169 family protein — protein sequence MGNVINLNRFRKRAEREASAKQADANRTKFGRTKAERSAEKKQADQAKAHLDQHQIDREDQP from the coding sequence ATGGGGAACGTCATCAACCTGAATCGTTTCAGGAAGCGCGCCGAACGGGAAGCCTCGGCGAAGCAGGCGGACGCCAACCGAACGAAGTTCGGCCGCACGAAGGCCGAGCGATCGGCGGAGAAAAAGCAGGCGGACCAGGCGAAGGCACATCTGGACCAGCACCAGATCGATCGCGAGGACCAGCCATGA
- the fumC gene encoding class II fumarate hydratase, whose product MDVLMAKTAKTARSATRTETDSFGPIEVPADRYWGAQTERSRQNFRIGIDRMPISLVHALGIVKLAAAQSNLELGLLDKRRAGAIIRAAHEVIEGKLDDHFPLVVWQTGSGTQSNMNLNEVIANRANELLGGELGAKKPVHPNDHVNMSQSSNDSFPTAMHVAAASRITADLVPALGELHRALRKKEKEFAKIVKIGRTHTQDATPLTLGQEFSGYAAQVESGIARLKVAVKDLYPLAQGGTAVGTGLNSKPRFAKLFARNVAKITKLPFTSAANKFEALASNDAYVLAHGAINSVATGLFKIANDIRLLGSGPRSGLGELILPENEPGSSIMPGKVNPTQCEAMTMVCCQVFGNHTAITVAGSQGHFELNVYKPVLAYNMLHSIRLMADAARSFTEHCVSGIRADQKHIKELMERSLMLVTALAPKIGYDNAAKVAKTAHANGTTLKEEALRLGFVSGDEFDRLVQPEKMTRPG is encoded by the coding sequence ATGGATGTGCTCATGGCCAAGACTGCGAAGACTGCCCGCTCCGCAACCCGCACCGAGACCGACAGCTTCGGTCCCATCGAGGTCCCCGCCGACCGCTATTGGGGCGCGCAGACCGAACGCTCGCGCCAGAATTTCCGCATCGGCATCGATCGCATGCCGATCTCGCTGGTGCATGCGCTCGGCATCGTCAAGCTTGCGGCCGCGCAGTCCAACCTCGAGCTCGGCCTGCTCGACAAGCGCAGAGCCGGCGCGATCATCCGCGCCGCGCACGAGGTGATCGAGGGCAAGCTCGATGATCATTTCCCGCTGGTCGTATGGCAGACCGGTTCGGGCACGCAGAGCAACATGAACCTCAACGAGGTCATCGCCAACCGCGCCAACGAGCTGCTCGGCGGCGAGCTCGGTGCCAAGAAGCCGGTACATCCCAACGACCACGTCAACATGAGCCAGTCGTCGAACGATAGTTTCCCGACCGCGATGCACGTCGCGGCTGCGAGTCGCATCACCGCCGATCTGGTCCCGGCGCTCGGTGAGCTGCACCGCGCGCTGCGGAAGAAGGAGAAGGAGTTCGCAAAGATCGTGAAGATCGGCCGCACCCATACCCAGGATGCGACGCCGCTGACGCTCGGTCAGGAATTTTCAGGCTATGCCGCGCAGGTCGAGAGCGGCATCGCGCGGCTCAAGGTCGCGGTGAAGGATCTCTATCCATTGGCGCAGGGCGGCACCGCGGTCGGCACCGGCCTCAACTCCAAGCCGCGCTTTGCAAAGCTGTTCGCAAGGAACGTCGCCAAGATCACCAAACTGCCCTTTACCAGCGCCGCCAACAAATTCGAGGCACTGGCCTCGAACGACGCCTATGTGCTGGCGCACGGCGCCATCAATTCCGTCGCCACAGGCCTGTTCAAGATCGCCAACGACATCCGCCTGCTCGGATCGGGCCCGCGCTCGGGCCTCGGCGAATTGATCCTGCCGGAGAACGAGCCGGGCTCGTCGATCATGCCGGGCAAGGTCAATCCGACGCAATGCGAGGCGATGACCATGGTGTGCTGCCAGGTGTTCGGCAATCACACCGCCATCACGGTCGCCGGCAGCCAGGGCCATTTCGAGCTCAATGTCTACAAGCCCGTGCTCGCCTACAACATGCTGCACTCGATCCGCCTGATGGCGGATGCCGCGCGCTCCTTCACCGAGCATTGCGTCAGCGGTATCCGAGCGGACCAGAAGCACATCAAGGAGCTGATGGAGCGTTCGCTGATGCTGGTGACCGCGCTGGCGCCGAAGATCGGCTACGACAACGCCGCCAAGGTCGCCAAGACCGCGCATGCCAACGGCACCACGCTGAAGGAGGAGGCGCTGCGATTAGGCTTCGTCTCTGGCGACGAATTCGACCGCCTGGTGCAGCCGGAAAAGATGACGCGACCCGGATGA
- a CDS encoding SspB family protein, with the protein MATDHIRYDVLARDALRGVLRKVLTDAAAHGLPGEHHFFITFVSKAEGVKLSSRLLAQYPEEMTIILQHQFWDLTVLEDRFEVGLSFGGIPERLVVPFSAIKSFLDPSVKFGLQFDTSDVAEVAPENLPAAPAPSAVSVPAPAAETAAGAEEPTPPNQGGAEVVRLDRFRKK; encoded by the coding sequence ATGGCGACCGATCATATCCGATACGATGTGCTGGCCCGCGACGCGCTGCGCGGCGTGCTGCGCAAGGTGCTGACCGATGCCGCAGCCCATGGCCTGCCGGGCGAGCATCATTTCTTCATCACCTTCGTATCGAAGGCCGAGGGCGTGAAGCTGTCGTCGCGACTGCTCGCTCAATATCCGGAAGAGATGACGATCATCCTCCAGCATCAGTTCTGGGACCTGACCGTGCTCGAGGACCGTTTCGAGGTCGGCCTGTCCTTCGGCGGCATTCCTGAGCGGCTGGTGGTGCCATTCAGTGCCATCAAGAGCTTCCTCGACCCGTCCGTGAAATTCGGCCTCCAGTTCGACACGTCCGACGTCGCCGAGGTCGCTCCGGAGAACCTGCCGGCCGCCCCCGCGCCGTCGGCCGTGTCGGTGCCCGCGCCTGCCGCCGAGACTGCGGCAGGTGCCGAGGAGCCGACCCCGCCAAACCAAGGCGGCGCCGAAGTCGTGCGGCTCGATCGTTTCCGCAAGAAATGA
- a CDS encoding chromate transporter has product MSTDSAPAAQEPDLSAANAPPPGLGALFLAFARMSLAGFGGVLVFARHAIVDQHRWMTADEFNETFALCHFLPGPNIVNLSMVFGSRLRGIAGGVAAFTGLLLPPTLIMTVLAIIYARFGDVEVLRRSLAGISCAAVGLLIAVVFRMMTPLLKRMDIVVLILMLGVFLAIGVLRLPLQAVLLVAIPLSIGVTCLMRRKVTT; this is encoded by the coding sequence ATGTCCACGGATTCAGCACCGGCCGCCCAAGAGCCGGATCTCTCCGCCGCCAATGCCCCTCCGCCCGGCCTCGGCGCGTTGTTCCTGGCCTTTGCCCGGATGTCGCTGGCCGGTTTTGGCGGCGTCCTGGTATTTGCCAGGCATGCCATCGTCGACCAGCACCGCTGGATGACAGCGGACGAGTTCAACGAGACCTTCGCGCTCTGCCATTTCCTGCCCGGGCCCAACATCGTCAATCTGTCGATGGTGTTCGGCTCGCGGTTGCGCGGCATCGCCGGCGGCGTTGCCGCCTTCACCGGGCTGTTGCTGCCGCCGACGCTAATCATGACCGTGCTCGCGATCATCTACGCCCGGTTTGGCGACGTGGAGGTGCTACGTCGTAGTCTCGCAGGAATCTCATGCGCGGCGGTCGGTCTGTTGATCGCCGTGGTGTTCCGGATGATGACGCCGCTGCTCAAGCGGATGGACATCGTCGTGCTCATCCTGATGCTCGGCGTGTTCCTCGCCATCGGCGTGCTTCGTTTGCCGCTTCAAGCGGTGCTGCTGGTCGCGATCCCTCTCAGCATCGGCGTCACATGTCTGATGCGGCGGAAGGTAACAACATGA